The Tepidanaerobacter syntrophicus genome includes the window TCCAAAAGACAATTTTCTTCGTAAAACTTTTCAAGTTTTCCATCGACAATTTTATCAACTATATTCTCGGGCTTGCCTTCGTTTAAAGCTTGTGTCCTAAATATTTCTCGTTCTTGATTAATTACATCAGCAGGAACCATATCCCTTGAAAGATATTTAGGATTTGAAGCAGCTACCTGCATCGCAATGTCTTTTGCAAACCTTCTAAATTCTTCGTTTCTTGCAACAAAGTCAGTCTCACAGTTAACCTCTACCAAAACTCCAATTCTTCCGTCGCCATGGACATATGCTTCTATAACACCTTCGGTGGCTACTCTGCTTTGCTTCTTTGCGGCTTTAGCCAAGCCTCTTTCCCTCAAAATTACTATAGCCTTCTCTATATCTCCGTCTGCTTCGGTTAATGCATTCTTACAGTCCATAATTCCTGCGCCTGTCTTTTCGCGCAGCTCTTTAACCTGTTGTGGAGTAATCATAAAGCACAAACC containing:
- the tsf gene encoding translation elongation factor Ts, with amino-acid sequence MITPQQVKELREKTGAGIMDCKNALTEADGDIEKAIVILRERGLAKAAKKQSRVATEGVIEAYVHGDGRIGVLVEVNCETDFVARNEEFRRFAKDIAMQVAASNPKYLSRDMVPADVINQEREIFRTQALNEGKPENIVDKIVDGKLEKFYEENCLLEQPFIKDPDKNISQLLTEKIALLGENIVISRFVRFEKGETLENTESGCCCS